A window of Nocardia arthritidis genomic DNA:
GCTCAATATCGAGCTCGTGGCACTGCTACGCGAGGCGGTGTTCGATGCCTCCCAGAACGCCAGGGTCATCGTGCTGACCGGGCAGGGGCCGATCTTCAGCGCGGGCGCCGATCTCGACGGCGTCTATTCACAGGAGTTCCTGGATGGCTTGGTCGATATGCTGCACACCATCGAATCGACCCCGATCCCGGTGATCTCCTCGATCAGCGGCGGCGCGCTCGGCGCGGGCGTGCAGATAGCGCTGGCCTCGGATCTGCGGGTGCTATCCGAGGATTCCTATATCGCCATTCCGGCCGCGAAACTCGGCATCACGGTGGATCGCTGGACGGTGCGCAGGCTGGTCTCGCTGATCGGCGGCGGCCCGGCCCGCACGATATTGCTTGGCGCGGAACCGGTTTCGGCCTCCGACGCGTACAACTTCGGCTTTGCCAACAGGATCGGCACGCTGGCCGACGCGCAGGCATGGGCCAAGCAGATCGCCGCGCTGGCCCCGCTGTCGCTGCGGCATATGAAGCTGGAGCTCAACGACGACGGCACCAGGGAGCCGGAATCTGTGCAGCTGCGTGCGGCGTTGGAAGCGGCATGGACGAGCGAGGACGCGCAGGAGGGCCGTCTGGCCCGGCGGGAGAAGCGCGCGGCGAAGTTTGTGGGGCGATGATGAAGTTGCGCAAGGTGATCGGTTACGCGATGGGTGGTCTCGGGCTGGTCTGGGTGGTGCGTGCGGCGTGGGGGATACCTTCCGCGATCGGCGCATCGATTTCGGCCATCCAGCCGTATGCCACCGGGGCGGTGAACTACCGCAACCGGCAGTTCCACAACACCGAGCCGAGCACCCAGTTGGCGGCGGGATCGGCTCCCTCCCTGCTGTATTCGTTGCTGACGCAGCGAAACATCGGGCGGCCGAAGGGCGTTATCCCGCTGCACACCCCCGAGGCGCCGGATCAGCCGGCCGATCTCGCGGTCACCTGGTACGGGCACGCGACCGCGCTGGTCGAGGTGGACGGCTACCGAGTGCTCACCGATCCTGTTTGGAGCGAACGGGTTTCGCCTTCGATGCTGGTGGGTCCGGCCCGGATGCATCCGGTGCCGACGCCGCTTTCGGCGCTCCCGCCGGTGGACGCGATCCTCATCTCGCACGACCACTACGACCACCTCGACAGGGAAACGGTCCGAGAGCTGTTACGCCGCCAGGACGCACCGTTCCTGGTGCCCATCGGCATCGGCGCGCATCTGCGGCACTGGGGTGTCCCGGAGCAGCGGATTGTCGAATTGGATTGGGGCGGTTCGATTTCCCTGTCCGCGCTGGACCGGCAGCGCGGTTCCGGCGATCTCACCATCACCTGTACCGAGGCCAGGCACTTCTCCGGCCGAGGGCTGACGCGCAACACCACGCTGTGGGCGTCCTGGTCCATCGTGGGGCCGGCCAAGCGGGTGTACTTCGGCGGCGATACCGGATACACGAAGGCCTTCGCCAAAGCGGGCGCAGCGCTCGGGCCGTTCGACCTGACCCTGCTGCCGATCGGCGCGTACGACGACCGCTGGCCGGATGTGCATATGAATCCGGAGGAGGCGGTGCGCGCCCACGCCGACCTTTGTATCGGCGAGGCGGGCTATGGGCACCTGGTGCCGATCCATTGGGCGACGTTCAACCTGGCCTTCCACGGTTGGTCCGAACCGGTGCGCCGAATGGTCGCGGCCGCCGAATCCGCCGGGACGCGGGTCGCGGTGCCGATGCCGGGTGAGCGGGTAGTCCCCAATGGCCTCCCACGGCGGGAATCGTGGTGGGAAGATGTGGGGTGAATAACCTAGTTCGGCGACAGGAAGGAATAAGGGATGAGCTTCGCGGATACCCTGAAGGGCCTGGTCGGCAAGGGTAAGGACGCGGCGGCCAAAAACGCCGAAAAGATTCATGACGCGGTCGATAAGGCCGGCGATTTCATCGACGAGAAGACCGGGCACAAGTACACCGACAAGATCGAGCAGGGCAAGCAGGCGGCCAAGAACGCGGTTCCCGGCGAAGAGCCCGGTGCGCCGCAGCCACCGGCGCCCGAGCCGCCCGCCGAAGGTGAACCGCAGCCCTGATCCGCGTGGCGGGGACCGCGAGTTTGTCGGTCCCCGCCATTAAAATCCAGATATGGTGGTGCGCCGGAAATTCGGCGATATCGAGGTTGAGCTGAACAACCTCGATAAAGTGCTGTACCCGGCAACGGGTACCACCAAGGGCGAGCTGATCGCCTATTACACCGCGATCGCACCGGCCATGCTGCCGCATATCGCGGACCGCCCCGTCACCAGGAAGCGCTGGCCCAATGGGGTCGACGAATCGTCCTTCTTCGAAAAGAATCTCTCCGACCACGCGCCGTCGTGGATTCCGCGGCGCGCCGTCGAACATTCGCGGGGCAAGCAGGTCGTTTATCCGCTGATCGATTCGGTGGCCGGACTGGCCTGGATCGGGCAGCAGGCGGCGTTGGAAGTCCATGTGCCGCAATGGCGTTTCGACGGTTTGGAGCCCGGGCCCGCCACCCGGCTGGTCTTCGATCTCGACCCGGGACCGGGCACCGGGCTGGCCGAATGCGCGGCCGTCGCGCTGGCGGTCCGGGATATGGTCGAGGACATCGGCCTGCACGCATTCCCGGTTACCAGCGGCAGCAAGGGAATTCACATCTATGTTCCGCTGGACCGGGTGCTGAGCCCGGGCGGCGCGTCGACGGTGGCCAAACAGGTGGCCACGAATCTCGAGAAGCTGCGACCCGATCTGGTGACCGCGACGATGGCGAAGTCGGCACGCGGCGGCAAGGTATTCCTCGACTGGAGCCAGAACAACCCGTCGAAGACGACCATCGCGCCGTATTCGATGCGTGGCCGAATGCACCCGAATGTGGCGGCACCACGCGCCTGGGCCGAGATCGAGGACCGGAAACGGTTGCGGCACTTGGCCTTCGACGAGGTGCTCGCGCGCTTCCGAGACGACGGCGATCTGCTCGCCGAACTGGACACCGCACCGCGACCCGATGCGCTCGCCAAATACCGTTCGATGCGCGATCCGGCGCGCACGCCCGAGCCGGTACCGGCCGCGGCTCCGTCGGCCGGGCCGGGCAATCGCTATGTGGTGCAGGAACATCACGCCCGCCGCCTGCACTGGGATGTGCGGCTGGAACGCGACGGTGTGCTGGTCTCGTGGGCGGTGCCGAAGGGGCCGCCCACCTCGTCGGATCAGAACCGGCTCGCGGTGCACACCGAGGATCATCCGCTGGAGTATCTGGAATTCCACGGCGCGATTCCCAAGGGGCAGTACGGCGCCGGGGAGATGATGATCTGGGATGCCGGAACCTACGAGACCGAGAAGTGGCGCGACGACGAGGTGATCGTCGAATTCCACGGGCAGCGGCTCAACGGACGGTACGCGTTCATCCAGACCAACGGCAATCAATGGCTGATGCACCTGATGCGAGAGCAGGTCCGTCCAGAACCGGAAGATAATGGGGCACAAAAGGTTTCACGCGGGTCGGCGCCATTCCCGCGCGGGCTGGAGCCGATGCTCGCGACGCAGGGTGAGGTAGCCGAACTCGACGACCGGGACTGGTGTTTCGAGACGAAGTGGGACGGGTTCCGGCTGATCGCCGAGATCCAGTCCGGCACGCTGACTTTGCGCAGCCGCAGGGGCAATGTGGTGACCGATCGCTATCCGGGCATCGGTGCGTTGGCGCGCGAACTCGCCGGGCATGATGTGGTGCTCGACGGCGAGGCGGTGGTGTTCGACGACCACGACGTGTCCATGCTCGGCCTGCTGCAGGCGGATGCGGCGCGGGCCGTCTTCGTGGCCTTCGACGTGCTGTATCTGGACGGCACTTCGCTTGTCCGCAAACGGTATTCGGACCGGCGGCGGGTGCTGGAGGCGCTGGCGGCCAACGCGCCATCGATGCGGGTGCCGCCACGGCTGGACGGGCCGGGCGAGCAGGCGCTGCGCTACAGCCAGGAGCACGGGCTGGAGGGTGTCGTCGCCAAACGCAAGGATTCGGTGTACCTGCCGGGCAAGCGCGGACATTCGTGGGTCAAGCAGCGCAACTGGCGCACCCAGCGGGTGGTGGTAGGCGGTTGGCGGCGCAGCGACGCACGGGAATTCAAATCGCTGCTGATCGGGATACCGCACGA
This region includes:
- a CDS encoding enoyl-CoA hydratase gives rise to the protein MLGVSRDGDVVTIELQREERRNALNIELVALLREAVFDASQNARVIVLTGQGPIFSAGADLDGVYSQEFLDGLVDMLHTIESTPIPVISSISGGALGAGVQIALASDLRVLSEDSYIAIPAAKLGITVDRWTVRRLVSLIGGGPARTILLGAEPVSASDAYNFGFANRIGTLADAQAWAKQIAALAPLSLRHMKLELNDDGTREPESVQLRAALEAAWTSEDAQEGRLARREKRAAKFVGR
- a CDS encoding MBL fold metallo-hydrolase encodes the protein MKLRKVIGYAMGGLGLVWVVRAAWGIPSAIGASISAIQPYATGAVNYRNRQFHNTEPSTQLAAGSAPSLLYSLLTQRNIGRPKGVIPLHTPEAPDQPADLAVTWYGHATALVEVDGYRVLTDPVWSERVSPSMLVGPARMHPVPTPLSALPPVDAILISHDHYDHLDRETVRELLRRQDAPFLVPIGIGAHLRHWGVPEQRIVELDWGGSISLSALDRQRGSGDLTITCTEARHFSGRGLTRNTTLWASWSIVGPAKRVYFGGDTGYTKAFAKAGAALGPFDLTLLPIGAYDDRWPDVHMNPEEAVRAHADLCIGEAGYGHLVPIHWATFNLAFHGWSEPVRRMVAAAESAGTRVAVPMPGERVVPNGLPRRESWWEDVG
- a CDS encoding antitoxin, whose translation is MSFADTLKGLVGKGKDAAAKNAEKIHDAVDKAGDFIDEKTGHKYTDKIEQGKQAAKNAVPGEEPGAPQPPAPEPPAEGEPQP
- a CDS encoding ATP-dependent DNA ligase, with protein sequence MVVRRKFGDIEVELNNLDKVLYPATGTTKGELIAYYTAIAPAMLPHIADRPVTRKRWPNGVDESSFFEKNLSDHAPSWIPRRAVEHSRGKQVVYPLIDSVAGLAWIGQQAALEVHVPQWRFDGLEPGPATRLVFDLDPGPGTGLAECAAVALAVRDMVEDIGLHAFPVTSGSKGIHIYVPLDRVLSPGGASTVAKQVATNLEKLRPDLVTATMAKSARGGKVFLDWSQNNPSKTTIAPYSMRGRMHPNVAAPRAWAEIEDRKRLRHLAFDEVLARFRDDGDLLAELDTAPRPDALAKYRSMRDPARTPEPVPAAAPSAGPGNRYVVQEHHARRLHWDVRLERDGVLVSWAVPKGPPTSSDQNRLAVHTEDHPLEYLEFHGAIPKGQYGAGEMMIWDAGTYETEKWRDDEVIVEFHGQRLNGRYAFIQTNGNQWLMHLMREQVRPEPEDNGAQKVSRGSAPFPRGLEPMLATQGEVAELDDRDWCFETKWDGFRLIAEIQSGTLTLRSRRGNVVTDRYPGIGALARELAGHDVVLDGEAVVFDDHDVSMLGLLQADAARAVFVAFDVLYLDGTSLVRKRYSDRRRVLEALAANAPSMRVPPRLDGPGEQALRYSQEHGLEGVVAKRKDSVYLPGKRGHSWVKQRNWRTQRVVVGGWRRSDAREFKSLLIGIPHEGRLYYVGRVGTGFDDSDMRDLAKQLRRLERKTSPFDNDLTKEEREAAVWVSPKIVGTVRFMNWTEAGRLWHPAWLGTVE